tgACTACTGTAATTAATCAAGacttaaattcaaatatgaCTGCTGAAGAAGTTGCTTATGGATTCATCCAAGTGGCAAATGCGACAATGGCAAGACCTATTCGTGCATTAACTGAATCAAAAGGCCATATCGTATCCAATCATAGATTAGTTAGTTTTGGAGGTGCTGGTGGGCAACATGCAATCTTTGTGGCAGAATTACTGGGTATAAAAGAAGTTTTAATTCATAgatattcttcaatattatcaGCTTATGGTATTTTCTTAGCAGATGTTGTCGAAGAAATTCAAGAGCCATGTtctctttatttaaaagacgaaaatattgagatactaaatgaaaaatttttagatttaatgAACACagcaattaaaaatttttctaatcaaggtattaatgataataacgCTGTTGTTTTcgagaaatatttaaatttaagatATGAGGGGGCAGAAACCGCTCTAatgataaatcaaatagATAATAGATGGGATTTTGTGGAAAGATTTTCACAATGTCATAAAAGAGAATTTGGATTTGcttttgaaaatagaaatataatCGTAGATGACGTAAGAGTAAGGGCTATtgcaaaatcaaatataagAAACCAAGAATCAATTGATACTCAACTAGAAAATTATAAGAGCAATGAGAGCTTTAAGGAGACcgatattcaaaattacgtttcattttataaaaaagtttatttgAACAATAATTGGATTAACACACCAGTCTTTGATATCAAAAACATTCCAATTGGTACCAAAATTGATGGACCTGCTATCTTGGCTGATAATACtcaaacaaatattataccttcaaattcaaaagcagttatattaaattcacAAATTTTTGTCGAAATCTTGGATTCTTCATTGAAGAATGATTCTATTCAGAATAGTAAAGAAATTGACCCTATATTATTGTCAATATATGGTAATAGATTCATGGATATCGCAGAACAGATGGGTGTCcaattaagaaaaacatCCACATCAACAAACATTAAAGAAAGGTTAGACTTTTCATGCGCATTATTTGATCCTGAAGGTAATCTAGTTGCTAATGCACCACATGTTCCTGTACATTTAGGTTCAATGTCTACTTGCATTACTGCCCAAACTAAGATTTggaaagataaattaagGCCTGGGGATGTAATTTTTACAAACCATCCTGATGTTGGTGGAACACATTTACCAGATATCACTGTAATTTCTCCTGCTTTTGGTAAAGATGGAAAGATAATGTTTTATGTGGCCTCAAGGGCACATCATGCAGACATTGGTGGAATCTTACCAGGTTCTGTACCTCCAAATTCAAAGGAATTATATGAAGAGGGAGCCGCTATATATTCTGAATTATTGGTCAAAGGGGGTAAATTTCAAGAAGATTTAGTCTATCAATTATTTGTTGAGGAGCCTGCCAAATATCCTGGGTGTAGTGGAGCAAGAAGAATAactgataatattaatgatctTAAGGCCCAAGTTGCTGCAAATACTAAAGGTATACAACTAATTGACCAAATGGTTTCTAACAGTAGTTACAACATAATCctaaaatatatgaatgCTATTCAAGCTAATGCTGCATCAACTATTAAAAAGATGTTGAAACAGTTATCTCAACACTTCaataaagatgaattttCTGGTGAAGATTATATGGATGATGGTAGtttgattaaattaaaagtgAAGTTGGATATtatcaatgaaaaatataccTTTGATTTTACAGGTACATCACCTCAAATCTATGGTAACACTAACGCTCCAATTGCCATTACCTATTCTGCGATTCTATATTGTTTAAGATGTTTGGTTGGTGAAGATATTCCTTTAAATCAAGGGTGTTTAGAACCAATTAATGTAATTGTACCACAAAACAGTATTCTTTGTCCTGGATCTGgtgttgctgttgttggCGGTAACGTTTTAACATCACAAAGGGTAACAGATGTGATTTTCAAAACTCTCAATGTAATGGCTGATTCTCAAGGTGATTGTAACAATTTCACCTTTGGGATTGGAAACAGTAAACATGCAAAGACTGGAAAAGCGTTACATGGGTTTGGTTACTATGAAACCATATGTGGTGGGAGTGGTGCTGGTTCTGATTCCTGGAGAGGACCCGGATGGGATGGTACCAGTGCAGTTCATACTAATATGACTAATACTCGTATGACTGATCCAGAAATTCTAGAAAGGAGGTATCCAGTAATTTTAAGGGATTTTTCAATTAGAAAAGATTCTAGAGGTAGGGGGAAATTCTCTGGTGGAAATGGTGTAGTTAGGGATATCGAATTTCGTACAGAAGTCAGTGCTTCAATACTATCAGAACGTCGTGTAATTCCACCTCATGGGTTAAATGGTGGTGAAAATGGCGGGAGAGGTGAAAATATGTGGTTTAGGAAAGAATCATCTTCAATTGTTAATATTGGAGGGAAAAATACATTCTTAGCAAAGCCTGGAGATCGAATTATAATTAAGACGCCTGGTGGTGCAGGGTATGGAAACTTggaaaagaatattaacGCGTAAAGTTTATAGTAGTAATACTGAGAAACATTACCGTAGACTTTTAAGAACAACTTATTTTAATACATcttaaaattgtaaatatagCTGAATTGTAGGCGGTGATTTgtattttagaatttgtCTCATGTTAAAGTTTTTGACTTGAAACCTATGCTTGGTTTGTAGATTGttcttaaaaataatatattatttataaataaaacgCTAATTTACTTAAAAAGCTGGTGTCTAAAGAGCcgtattatttaaatgtatatcatatataaatatatatgataaaactatttttatttcttatgcaaaaaatatcaaatattaattgtttgataagcttatttttaaataaattatgatATATAAGAGTAACAAACaaactatatatatatacaaggTGCTTCTAAACAAAGGAAATTTGTTTTTGCAAAGACAAAATTAAGCAAAAGACCCGAAATGCATGTTATTCCAATCCCAAGTGTCGTTAAAACGAATATTCTTGTTTAATGCTGAGATTTCCAATAATTCAGCTTCAGTTAaagttaatttttcattaacattcaaatttaatagcAATCTTTCCTTTCTTGAAGATTTTGgaataatagcaatatcTCTTTGTGTTGCCCATCTTAATAACACTTCAGATGTAGTAACGTCTTTGCCATGAGCGGCAGCTATCTTTTTAATGACTGGATGGTCAAACAAAGCTGGGGTATCCTCGGCTCTCTTTGAACCCAATTCCAAGAAGGATTGTGGCCCAAAGGAAGAATAAGAAACGACtgcaatattttcatttttgcAGAATTGAACTAAGTGTTCTTGAGTTAAGTAAGGATGATGTTCAATCTGTAGAGCAGCTGGCCTAATTCTGCATCCCATTAAGACATCTTGCAAGATGGACCCTTGCAAGTTAGAGACACCAATGGATTTAGTTAAGCCTTCGTCAACTAATTTTTCCATGGCACGATATGTGTCTAAGTATGGGACATTTtgtaatgatattttaccTATTTTCGCATCTTCAGCACCGGTATAGAAGCATGGTGGGTATTTCTCTTCAAATGGTACATATTTAAAAGCTAGAGGGAAATGAATGTAATataaatccaaataatcCAAACCTAAATCGCTCAAAGTTCTTTGTAAAGCAAGTTTGACATGGTCTGGATGATGGAAAGTGTTccataattttgaaataatgaataaGTCAGATCTTTTAACAATTCCTTCAGATAGAGCCTTGTTAATACCTTGACCAActtctttttcattacCATAGTCAGCTGCACCATCAAATAAACGATAGCCCAATTTAATAGCTTCATAAACTTGAGATGCACAAACATCATTTGGAATTTTCCAACAGCCTAACCCAACTAAAGGCATCTTTAAACCATTGTTAAGTGTAATCATTGCAgtcatttttaaattatcttaAAGCGAAGATCAGTGTATATTGGGTGTATTTGCTTAACTATGAAGATTTACTAAGAAGCATGCTAAGacttgaaattgaaaataaaaagtttatttaaatctttttatatattagaGTTTTTCTTATTGAAGATTTTGCTTTTCCTAATATTGATCATAGCAAATTGACAACCATTGATATTTCCTTATAGGGATTAGTAGGTCCCTGGAGTTTCACGCAGTTTTTCCGTAAATAAGTAAGCTATTACCAATATTAAAGTTACAAATTTGCAACCAAGAAATCTCACATGAGTATTGGCAGGCTTATccttttcattattattagggCTTAAAGTCAAATCTACTTTCAACCAGCAAGATAATATGCGATATTTTTGCAGTCAAATCCAACTTCGCTCTTATAATTTTCTCGAaatcttaatttttaatc
This genomic stretch from Henningerozyma blattae CBS 6284 chromosome 1, complete genome harbors:
- the TBLA0A00630 gene encoding uncharacterized protein, with protein sequence MTAMITLNNGLKMPLVGLGCWKIPNDVCASQVYEAIKLGYRLFDGAADYGNEKEVGQGINKALSEGIVKRSDLFIISKLWNTFHHPDHVKLALQRTLSDLGLDYLDLYYIHFPLAFKYVPFEEKYPPCFYTGAEDAKIGKISLQNVPYLDTYRAMEKLVDEGLTKSIGVSNLQGSILQDVLMGCRIRPAALQIEHHPYLTQEHLVQFCKNENIAVVSYSSFGPQSFLELGSKRAEDTPALFDHPVIKKIAAAHGKDVTTSEVLLRWATQRDIAIIPKSSRKERLLLNLNVNEKLTLTEAELLEISALNKNIRFNDTWDWNNMHFGSFA
- the OXP1 gene encoding 5-oxoprolinase; its protein translation is MTIQHAQPKIRIAIDRGGTFTDCIANPGTNDEKDDIVLKLLSVDPKNYSDAPLEGIRRILEKINNVEIKRNSKLDISNVKSIRIGTTLATNCALERNGERCALITSKGFKDSLLIGDQTRPNIFDLNIKKIKPLYDIVVECNERITLEDYSEDPYMVKSIPNAIKKNTFQGISGEIIRVLQKPNPEEIYQILKPIHDMGIESLAIAFMHSYTFNKHELIVREIARDIGFKHITLSSEVSPMIKFLPRANSTVVDAYLTPVIKKYRDDISNGLMNVHNSNIQFMQSDGGLVDGSKFSGLKSILSGPAGGVVGYSQTCYDPIKNKPLIGFDMGGTSTDVSRFGDGKLEHVFETTTAGILIQSPQLDINTVASGGSSKLFWENGLFRVGPESAAADPGPAAYRKGGPLTITDANLFLGRLIPEFFPKIFGPNENESLDLEITAKKFKSLTTVINQDLNSNMTAEEVAYGFIQVANATMARPIRALTESKGHIVSNHRLVSFGGAGGQHAIFVAELLGIKEVLIHRYSSILSAYGIFLADVVEEIQEPCSLYLKDENIEILNEKFLDLMNTAIKNFSNQGINDNNAVVFEKYLNLRYEGAETALMINQIDNRWDFVERFSQCHKREFGFAFENRNIIVDDVRVRAIAKSNIRNQESIDTQLENYKSNESFKETDIQNYVSFYKKVYLNNNWINTPVFDIKNIPIGTKIDGPAILADNTQTNIIPSNSKAVILNSQIFVEILDSSLKNDSIQNSKEIDPILLSIYGNRFMDIAEQMGVQLRKTSTSTNIKERLDFSCALFDPEGNLVANAPHVPVHLGSMSTCITAQTKIWKDKLRPGDVIFTNHPDVGGTHLPDITVISPAFGKDGKIMFYVASRAHHADIGGILPGSVPPNSKELYEEGAAIYSELLVKGGKFQEDLVYQLFVEEPAKYPGCSGARRITDNINDLKAQVAANTKGIQLIDQMVSNSSYNIILKYMNAIQANAASTIKKMLKQLSQHFNKDEFSGEDYMDDGSLIKLKVKLDIINEKYTFDFTGTSPQIYGNTNAPIAITYSAILYCLRCLVGEDIPLNQGCLEPINVIVPQNSILCPGSGVAVVGGNVLTSQRVTDVIFKTLNVMADSQGDCNNFTFGIGNSKHAKTGKALHGFGYYETICGGSGAGSDSWRGPGWDGTSAVHTNMTNTRMTDPEILERRYPVILRDFSIRKDSRGRGKFSGGNGVVRDIEFRTEVSASILSERRVIPPHGLNGGENGGRGENMWFRKESSSIVNIGGKNTFLAKPGDRIIIKTPGGAGYGNLEKNINA